A genomic window from Agrobacterium larrymoorei includes:
- a CDS encoding TadG family pilus assembly protein: MRKAEFPQSRFWKNTSGNIAIMAGLTAPLFAGILALGVDYGALTLQRRELQQTADLAAISAAGAPNPEQAVLQHFKLNGKKLGVKIPEGVLTDTGIVPLDINGEVPGMDGYAEITKGRYVPDPTTDVGQRFVANATPLNAVKVDIVERGTLFFASSFTTPPKVSAVGTAAAQRIAAFSVGSRLASLNEGILNALLSGLLGSSVSLKLMDYQALVSADVNLLKVIDVLAVDLGLQAGTYREVLATDVTVSQFLSALGRTTGLSPSVTAAVKTLERTANKSRISLPLEKIVNLGPFLDSMVGNSENLKVTAGVFDLVSAAAVAGNGSQQIAINAGASVPGLAATKITLAVGEPPVSTPPLAVGASGTVVRTAQTRLAIDTSVVGLKALLGLQIHIPLYVEVANAEARLADIRCMTPGNGAVDIDVVPGLAEISLGNVDTSAFNNFGRTPRVTKASIVDSAVVKINGMAQINSGNLTKSRLTFYQSEIQLGRIKQVSTKDVTTSLVTSLLRKLDLDINVLFLTIGSPTVLQAALADTLGAATKPIDELLYNTLLVLGVKIGEADVRVTDLRCMQPVLVQ, translated from the coding sequence ATGAGAAAAGCAGAATTTCCGCAGTCGCGATTTTGGAAAAACACATCCGGCAATATCGCCATCATGGCCGGGCTTACCGCGCCACTCTTTGCCGGCATTCTGGCCCTCGGTGTGGATTATGGGGCGCTGACATTGCAAAGGCGAGAGCTTCAACAGACCGCCGACCTTGCCGCCATTTCTGCTGCCGGCGCTCCCAATCCGGAACAGGCGGTGTTGCAGCACTTCAAGCTCAACGGCAAAAAGCTCGGCGTCAAGATCCCCGAGGGCGTGTTGACCGATACAGGGATAGTCCCCCTCGACATCAACGGCGAAGTACCTGGCATGGACGGCTATGCCGAGATCACCAAGGGCCGCTATGTGCCCGATCCAACTACCGATGTCGGTCAGCGGTTCGTTGCCAACGCCACACCGCTCAATGCGGTGAAGGTGGATATCGTTGAACGAGGAACGCTCTTTTTCGCATCGAGTTTCACCACGCCACCGAAGGTTTCCGCAGTTGGAACGGCGGCAGCACAGCGTATAGCGGCCTTCTCCGTGGGATCGCGTCTGGCGTCACTCAATGAAGGCATCCTCAACGCGCTCCTCAGCGGGCTCTTGGGCTCGTCTGTCAGTCTCAAGCTGATGGATTACCAGGCGCTCGTCAGCGCCGACGTCAATCTGTTAAAGGTCATCGACGTCCTTGCTGTCGATCTCGGTCTACAGGCTGGCACTTATCGGGAAGTGTTGGCGACTGATGTCACCGTCAGTCAGTTTCTCAGCGCGCTTGGCCGCACAACCGGCCTGTCGCCATCTGTGACGGCAGCGGTCAAAACGCTGGAACGGACGGCCAACAAAAGCCGTATCAGCCTTCCTCTTGAGAAGATCGTCAACCTCGGTCCGTTTCTGGACTCGATGGTCGGCAACAGCGAAAACCTCAAGGTCACGGCGGGTGTCTTCGATCTGGTCTCAGCGGCAGCGGTTGCAGGCAACGGAAGCCAACAGATTGCGATCAATGCGGGCGCATCCGTTCCTGGGCTTGCGGCAACCAAGATCACGCTGGCAGTGGGCGAACCTCCTGTCAGCACGCCCCCACTGGCCGTCGGCGCATCCGGCACGGTCGTTCGAACGGCACAGACACGCCTTGCCATCGATACGTCGGTGGTTGGGTTGAAGGCGCTTCTCGGTCTACAGATTCACATCCCTCTGTATGTCGAAGTGGCCAACGCAGAAGCACGGCTTGCCGACATCCGGTGCATGACGCCCGGCAACGGCGCGGTCGATATCGATGTGGTGCCGGGTCTTGCTGAGATTTCGCTCGGCAATGTCGACACCAGTGCATTCAACAATTTCGGCCGCACACCGCGTGTTACCAAAGCATCGATCGTCGATTCTGCCGTGGTCAAGATCAACGGTATGGCGCAGATCAACAGCGGCAATCTGACGAAGAGCCGACTGACATTCTATCAATCGGAAATCCAGCTTGGCAGGATCAAGCAGGTGTCGACGAAGGATGTCACCACTTCGCTCGTCACCTCGCTTCTGAGGAAGCTTGATCTCGATATCAACGTGCTGTTCCTGACGATTGGCTCACCCACGGTTCTCCAGGCAGCGCTTGCCGATACGTTGGGCGCTGCGACAAAACCCATTGATGAGCTGCTCTACAATACCTTACTGGTCCTGGGTGTGAAGATCGGCGAAGCGGATGTGCGGGTGACGGATCTGCGCTGCATGCAGCCTGTGCTGGTTCAGTGA
- a CDS encoding TadE/TadG family type IV pilus assembly protein, which produces MALMARMLRNRAGSSAVEFAIIAPIFLLVLLTMIAYGIYLMTAYSVQQVAADAARTAVAGLNNNEREALARDFVSRSALSYAFMDKRYFHVTVGSDLSNSNQFTVTVEYDATELPIWSLYSYALPEKTIKRFSTIRIGGV; this is translated from the coding sequence ATGGCACTTATGGCAAGAATGCTTCGTAATCGTGCAGGCTCATCTGCCGTCGAATTTGCGATTATTGCCCCCATCTTTCTGCTGGTCCTACTGACCATGATCGCTTACGGCATCTACCTGATGACCGCCTATTCCGTGCAGCAGGTGGCGGCGGATGCCGCCAGAACCGCAGTTGCCGGACTGAACAACAACGAACGTGAGGCGCTGGCCAGGGACTTCGTGTCCAGAAGCGCCCTTAGCTACGCCTTCATGGACAAGCGCTATTTCCATGTGACGGTCGGCAGCGATCTCAGCAATAGCAATCAGTTCACCGTTACGGTCGAGTATGATGCCACTGAGCTGCCGATCTGGAGCCTCTACTCCTACGCCCTTCCGGAAAAGACCATCAAGCGTTTCTCGACAATCCGGATTGGAGGGGTCTGA
- the map gene encoding type I methionyl aminopeptidase: MVTYIDAASAPMKNTGVIRLYNSEDFEGMRKASQLTARCLDALADMVKPGITTNAIDRFVFEFGADHGALPATLNYRGYTKSVCTSINHVVCHGIPDDKPLREGDIVNIDVTYLLDGWYGDSSRMYPVGQIKRSAERLLEVTYECLMRGIAAVKPGVRTGAIGAAIQAYAESERCSVVTDFCGHGVGRLFHDTPNILHYGKESDGPEIREGMIFTIEPMINLGKPHVKVLSDGWTAVTRDRSLSAQYEHAVGVTATGCEVFTLSPGGFHRPGLPPL, from the coding sequence ATGGTCACCTATATCGATGCGGCATCGGCCCCCATGAAGAATACGGGCGTTATCCGACTCTATAACTCCGAAGATTTTGAGGGCATGCGCAAGGCAAGTCAGCTAACGGCGCGCTGCCTCGATGCGCTCGCCGACATGGTCAAGCCAGGAATCACGACCAACGCAATCGATCGCTTCGTCTTCGAATTCGGAGCCGATCATGGTGCCCTGCCCGCGACGCTCAATTATCGCGGCTATACCAAATCCGTCTGCACCTCGATCAACCATGTTGTTTGCCACGGCATTCCTGACGACAAGCCGCTTCGTGAAGGCGATATCGTCAATATCGACGTGACCTATCTCCTGGACGGCTGGTATGGCGATTCGAGCCGCATGTATCCGGTTGGACAGATCAAGCGGTCTGCCGAGCGCCTGCTCGAAGTCACCTATGAGTGCCTGATGCGCGGCATCGCTGCGGTAAAACCCGGCGTGCGAACCGGCGCCATCGGTGCCGCGATCCAGGCTTACGCGGAATCGGAGCGCTGCTCCGTCGTGACGGATTTCTGCGGCCACGGCGTCGGGCGTCTTTTCCATGATACGCCGAACATTCTGCATTACGGCAAGGAAAGCGATGGTCCGGAAATCCGTGAGGGCATGATCTTCACCATCGAGCCGATGATCAACCTCGGCAAGCCGCATGTGAAGGTTCTCTCGGATGGATGGACGGCGGTGACTCGCGACAGATCGCTCTCCGCGCAATATGAACACGCCGTCGGCGTCACCGCGACGGGCTGCGAGGTCTTCACCCTGTCGCCGGGCGGCTTCCACCGGCCCGGCCTGCCGCCGCTCTAA
- the sfsA gene encoding DNA/RNA nuclease SfsA, with translation MRFDSPLVPATLVSRYKRFLFDAVLDNGTAITGSCPNTGSMRGLTTPGSRIWLSEHDSPTRKYRHMLEMVEADGTIVGINTGMPNRLAEEAILSDRIPSLRGYNVLKREQRYGVNSRIDFLLSASGRPDAYVEVKNVHFMREAGLAEFPDTATKRGAKHLEELGDASEAGYRAVMLYLIQRADCHRMRICSDLDPVYAVAFQRAMKRGVEAYAIRCEVSPTEIVANRMVAIDDWHPADL, from the coding sequence ATGCGCTTTGATTCTCCCCTCGTGCCCGCCACGCTCGTCTCTCGTTATAAACGCTTCCTTTTCGATGCCGTTCTGGACAACGGAACAGCGATCACCGGATCATGCCCCAATACGGGTTCTATGCGTGGGCTGACGACGCCGGGTTCGCGCATTTGGCTTTCCGAGCATGACAGTCCGACGCGTAAATATCGCCACATGCTGGAAATGGTCGAGGCGGATGGAACGATCGTTGGCATCAACACAGGAATGCCGAACCGGCTGGCAGAGGAGGCTATTCTTTCGGATAGGATTCCCTCGCTACGTGGCTACAATGTCTTGAAGCGCGAGCAGCGATATGGCGTCAATTCCCGCATCGATTTCCTGCTTTCGGCGTCTGGAAGACCGGATGCCTATGTCGAGGTCAAGAACGTGCATTTCATGCGCGAGGCCGGACTTGCAGAGTTTCCGGACACGGCGACGAAGCGGGGCGCCAAACACCTCGAAGAACTCGGCGACGCGTCAGAAGCCGGTTATCGCGCTGTCATGCTCTATCTGATCCAGCGCGCCGATTGCCATCGGATGCGCATCTGCTCCGATCTTGATCCGGTCTACGCCGTTGCGTTTCAGCGCGCGATGAAGCGTGGCGTAGAAGCCTATGCCATCCGTTGCGAGGTTTCGCCGACGGAAATTGTCGCGAACCGGATGGTTGCAATAGACGACTGGCACCCTGCTGATTTATGA
- a CDS encoding PHA/PHB synthase family protein, translated as MAGIGGGPNDPEDKGFSFDPKSADAYILRDPQAFAMNIARAVENLGKAASEWLAPRERGEIPRTSTSPMSDVFQTLSDVAEYWMAEPQRSVEAQTHLLSNYFDIWQESLLRLSEQQGKAGEKKPQAGAKSGHKRFADNDWQANPFFDFLQKVYFATADWAEKMVTEADGLDERTREKARFYMRQVTEAMSPANFAFTNPQVFRETVATSGANLVKGMAQLAEDMAAGKGHLRLRQTDYNQFVIGQNIAVSPGKVIARSDLCEIIQYAPSTEKVFKRPLLIIPPWINKFYILDLNARKSFVKWCVDQGHSVFMISWVNPDVRHAEKGWDDYIQEGIDFALATIEEATGEQEANAVGYCIGGTLLAATLALHAQKNDHRIRSATLLAAQTDFTHAGDLKIFIDEPQLAALDAHMKAVGYLDGAIMASVFNMLRASDLIWPYMVDNYLRGTQPPPFDLLYWNSDSTRVAAAVHSFYLRNCYLENNLAEGRMVADGKVLNLKDVTIPIYDLATRDDHIAPAKSVFEGAKPFGGSVEFVLGGSGHIAGVVNPPDAGKYQYWTGTSPVGDFEEWQQQSSVHTGSWWPHWQNWLEAQSGEKVWARIPGDGRLTPLCDAPGTYVLE; from the coding sequence ATGGCCGGCATTGGAGGCGGACCCAACGATCCTGAGGACAAAGGGTTCAGTTTCGATCCCAAATCTGCCGATGCCTATATTCTTCGCGATCCGCAGGCCTTCGCCATGAACATCGCCAGAGCTGTGGAAAATCTCGGCAAGGCTGCTTCAGAGTGGCTGGCACCCAGAGAGCGCGGCGAGATTCCGCGCACCAGCACGAGCCCGATGAGCGATGTCTTCCAGACGCTGTCCGATGTGGCGGAATATTGGATGGCCGAGCCGCAGCGCTCCGTCGAGGCGCAGACCCACCTTTTGTCGAACTACTTCGATATCTGGCAAGAATCGCTCCTGCGACTATCCGAACAGCAAGGGAAAGCTGGAGAGAAAAAACCACAGGCCGGAGCCAAAAGCGGCCATAAACGCTTCGCCGACAACGACTGGCAGGCAAACCCGTTTTTCGACTTTCTGCAGAAGGTCTATTTCGCTACCGCCGACTGGGCGGAGAAAATGGTGACAGAGGCTGACGGGCTGGACGAGCGGACCCGGGAAAAGGCACGCTTCTATATGCGGCAGGTGACTGAGGCGATGTCTCCAGCCAACTTTGCCTTCACCAATCCCCAGGTGTTTCGCGAAACGGTTGCCACGAGTGGAGCCAACCTCGTCAAAGGAATGGCCCAGTTGGCGGAAGATATGGCGGCTGGTAAGGGGCATTTAAGGCTTCGCCAGACCGACTATAACCAGTTCGTAATCGGCCAGAACATCGCCGTTTCTCCAGGTAAGGTGATTGCGCGAAGCGATCTTTGCGAGATCATCCAGTATGCCCCCTCGACGGAAAAGGTGTTCAAGCGCCCTCTTCTTATCATCCCGCCATGGATCAATAAATTTTACATTCTCGATCTCAACGCCCGGAAATCCTTCGTCAAGTGGTGCGTCGACCAAGGCCACAGCGTCTTCATGATCTCCTGGGTCAATCCGGATGTACGTCACGCAGAAAAAGGATGGGACGACTACATTCAGGAGGGCATCGACTTTGCGCTTGCCACGATTGAAGAGGCGACGGGAGAACAGGAGGCCAATGCGGTGGGCTACTGCATCGGCGGCACGCTTCTGGCTGCCACCCTCGCCCTGCATGCACAGAAGAACGATCATCGCATCCGCAGTGCCACGCTGCTTGCGGCGCAGACCGACTTTACCCATGCGGGCGATCTGAAGATCTTCATTGACGAGCCACAGCTTGCTGCGCTCGATGCCCATATGAAGGCGGTCGGTTACCTCGATGGCGCGATCATGGCGAGCGTCTTCAACATGCTTCGCGCATCCGATCTGATCTGGCCCTATATGGTCGACAACTATCTGCGCGGCACCCAGCCGCCTCCCTTTGACCTCCTCTATTGGAACTCTGATTCCACCCGCGTCGCAGCCGCCGTGCATTCCTTCTATCTGCGCAATTGCTATCTGGAAAACAATCTGGCCGAAGGACGGATGGTGGCGGATGGCAAGGTACTGAACCTAAAGGATGTCACCATCCCGATCTATGATCTTGCCACGCGCGACGACCACATAGCTCCGGCGAAATCAGTCTTCGAGGGCGCAAAGCCGTTCGGTGGGTCGGTCGAGTTCGTGCTGGGTGGTTCGGGCCATATTGCAGGCGTGGTCAACCCGCCCGATGCTGGCAAATATCAATACTGGACCGGAACGTCACCCGTCGGTGATTTTGAAGAATGGCAGCAGCAAAGCAGCGTTCATACCGGATCCTGGTGGCCGCATTGGCAGAACTGGCTTGAGGCACAGAGCGGAGAAAAGGTCTGGGCGCGCATTCCGGGAGATGGCAGGCTCACTCCGCTTTGCGACGCGCCAGGCACCTATGTTCTTGAATGA
- a CDS encoding SulP family inorganic anion transporter: MQTFSHYRQEWFSNIRGDVLSGIVVALALIPEAIGFSVIAGVDPKVGLYASFAIACVAAFVGGRPGMISAATAATAVVMVSLVKEHGLQYLFAATILMGLIQIVAGWLKVGRVMRFVSRSVITGFVNALAILIFMAQLPELIGVPTVTYVMIAAGLAIIYLFPYVTKAVPSPLVAIAVLTIVAWWTGMELRTVGDLGELPSSFPVLMIPQVPLTWETLQIIFPYSITLAAVGLLESLLTAQIVDDMTDTPSKKSQECVGQGAGNIASALIGGMGGCAMIGQSVINVTSGGRGRLSTFVAGAFLLFLIVVLDDLVRIIPMAALVAVMIMVSIGTFSWRSILELRRNPLSSSVVMLATVVTVVATHDLAKGVIVGVLLSGIFFAGKVSKLFRITRSNDATTRTVTYTVEGQIFFASAENFIHAFDFAEQADKIVINVSAAHLWDITAVGALDKVVLKYRNAGVEVVVTGFNKASADMVDRFALHDRQERLAASASLH, translated from the coding sequence ATGCAAACTTTCTCACACTACCGTCAGGAGTGGTTCTCCAATATTCGTGGAGACGTGCTCTCCGGTATCGTCGTCGCGCTTGCGCTCATCCCGGAAGCCATCGGTTTTTCCGTTATTGCCGGTGTCGATCCCAAAGTGGGGCTCTACGCCTCGTTTGCGATTGCCTGCGTCGCAGCTTTCGTCGGCGGACGTCCCGGCATGATCTCCGCTGCAACGGCTGCGACAGCCGTGGTGATGGTCTCGCTCGTCAAAGAGCACGGGCTTCAATATCTTTTCGCCGCAACGATCCTGATGGGTCTCATCCAGATCGTGGCAGGCTGGCTGAAGGTCGGACGCGTTATGCGCTTCGTCTCACGCTCGGTCATTACCGGCTTCGTCAATGCGCTCGCCATCCTCATCTTCATGGCGCAGTTGCCTGAACTGATTGGCGTTCCAACAGTGACCTATGTGATGATCGCGGCGGGTCTCGCCATCATCTATCTCTTTCCATACGTCACCAAGGCGGTCCCCTCACCGCTCGTTGCCATCGCCGTCCTGACCATTGTCGCATGGTGGACGGGGATGGAGCTTCGCACTGTAGGCGACCTGGGCGAACTACCATCGAGCTTTCCAGTGCTAATGATTCCGCAAGTCCCGCTGACATGGGAGACGCTGCAGATCATCTTCCCTTATTCCATCACGCTCGCAGCCGTCGGTCTTCTTGAGTCCCTCCTTACGGCTCAAATCGTCGACGACATGACGGATACGCCGAGCAAAAAGAGCCAGGAATGCGTTGGCCAGGGTGCCGGCAATATCGCCTCCGCCTTGATCGGCGGCATGGGCGGATGCGCGATGATCGGCCAGTCGGTGATCAATGTGACTTCCGGGGGACGCGGGCGGCTCTCGACCTTTGTCGCTGGCGCGTTTTTGCTTTTTCTCATCGTTGTGCTGGACGACCTTGTTCGCATCATTCCGATGGCAGCACTCGTCGCGGTGATGATCATGGTGTCGATCGGAACCTTTTCCTGGCGCTCGATCCTCGAGCTGAGACGCAACCCGCTATCATCCTCCGTCGTCATGCTGGCAACGGTCGTGACCGTGGTGGCAACGCACGATCTCGCCAAAGGCGTTATCGTCGGCGTCCTGCTGTCTGGCATTTTTTTTGCCGGCAAGGTCTCCAAGCTCTTCCGCATCACGCGGAGTAACGATGCGACCACGAGGACCGTCACCTATACTGTCGAGGGCCAGATTTTCTTTGCCTCGGCGGAGAACTTCATCCATGCCTTCGATTTTGCCGAGCAGGCGGACAAGATTGTCATAAATGTTTCCGCCGCCCATCTCTGGGACATCACCGCAGTCGGTGCCTTGGATAAGGTCGTCTTAAAGTACCGCAATGCTGGCGTCGAGGTTGTGGTCACGGGCTTCAACAAGGCCAGCGCCGATATGGTCGACAGGTTCGCGCTTCACGACAGACAAGAACGGCTGGCGGCGAGTGCTTCCCTGCATTGA
- the fnrN gene encoding transcriptional regulator FnrN, giving the protein MDTLRRTIHNSEMPVVCRSCEARHGGLCGVLTPAQLLEINRQSSRKTFETGHELLGQGELVPYYANILSGVIKLSKMMSDGRQQIVGLQFAPDFLGRPFNAESNMTAEAATDVEICLFPRRIVDRMISEVPNMERKLHGQSLKELDEARDWMLTLGRKSAQEKVASFLYLIATHIDPEKGDASCFDLPLSRADIADFLGLTIETVSRQMTKLKKEGIIRIENNRHITVPDLDALNDAAGND; this is encoded by the coding sequence ATGGACACGCTGCGGAGAACTATCCACAATTCAGAGATGCCCGTAGTGTGCCGCTCCTGCGAGGCGCGCCATGGCGGCCTTTGCGGTGTGCTCACTCCAGCGCAGCTCCTGGAGATCAACCGCCAGTCCAGCCGCAAGACGTTCGAGACCGGTCATGAATTGCTCGGGCAAGGCGAACTCGTGCCCTACTACGCCAACATCCTCAGTGGCGTCATCAAGTTGTCGAAGATGATGTCTGACGGTCGCCAGCAGATCGTCGGCCTGCAATTCGCACCTGATTTTCTCGGGCGTCCTTTCAATGCTGAAAGCAATATGACAGCCGAGGCCGCGACGGATGTGGAGATCTGCCTGTTTCCGCGGCGCATCGTGGACCGCATGATCAGCGAAGTGCCGAATATGGAGCGCAAGCTTCACGGGCAGTCATTGAAGGAACTTGACGAAGCGCGGGACTGGATGCTGACGCTTGGTCGTAAATCCGCACAGGAAAAGGTTGCAAGTTTTCTGTATCTGATAGCGACGCATATCGACCCTGAAAAGGGCGATGCGTCTTGCTTCGACCTGCCATTATCACGCGCGGACATTGCCGATTTTCTGGGTCTGACCATCGAGACCGTCAGCCGTCAGATGACCAAGCTGAAGAAAGAGGGCATCATTCGGATCGAGAACAACCGGCATATCACCGTACCCGATCTCGACGCTCTCAACGACGCCGCTGGCAACGACTGA